One Streptomyces sp. L2 genomic window carries:
- a CDS encoding AMP-dependent synthetase/ligase, with translation MRDVALAPTAAPPLTGGLADALFETAERTPALPMLARRPDAFAGVWEEVTAVELRDEVVDVAKGLIAAGISPGHRVALMARTRYEWTVLSHALWTVGAEVVPIHPTSSREQVEWILRDAGCVAVAVEDEQGVMTVGTACAGLPRLRHVWQLDAGALDQLVERGLPVPLTTVESLRRIVLPDSTAVIAYTSGTSGHPLGCALSHRGLAYPCDTLLAGWRHTTALPGEQPSVLAFLPFSHVYGIMIQQICVRGGVLMAHEPELTEAALASALRTFRPTYLYGVPSVFEKLYKNFLRTAQQAGHGALFERAARTARDFAGAEERRRLGTGPGPGLELRLQHALYERTVYRKLRGALGGRVLRGTSGGSSLSRELSLFYEGIGLYVHDGYGLTETSGGITMQPLGREKSGTVGRPLPGTDVQVADDGEILVRGPSVFQGYIGEEARTRAALRGGWLGTGDIGRLDSEGYLTITGRKKDVIVTSGGKSVAPAPLEQRLRLHPLVHQAVVVGDDRPCVGALITLDPDFLAHWRAALALPGDSAGRETREENALREEIARAVASANSAVSRAESIRVYRVLQEPFAPGNGLLTPSLKLRREAIARHYAAEIEAMYEARSRAARRPGPEEQADWDEPDSVFR, from the coding sequence ATGCGCGATGTCGCACTCGCTCCCACGGCCGCCCCGCCGCTGACCGGCGGGCTCGCCGACGCTCTCTTCGAGACCGCCGAGCGGACCCCCGCCCTGCCGATGCTGGCGCGCCGGCCGGACGCTTTCGCCGGCGTCTGGGAGGAGGTGACGGCGGTGGAGCTGCGGGACGAAGTCGTCGACGTGGCCAAGGGGCTGATCGCCGCCGGTATCTCCCCCGGCCACCGCGTGGCACTGATGGCCCGCACCCGCTACGAGTGGACGGTGCTGAGCCACGCCCTGTGGACCGTCGGCGCGGAGGTCGTCCCGATCCATCCGACGTCGTCGCGAGAGCAGGTCGAGTGGATCCTGCGGGACGCCGGCTGCGTGGCCGTGGCGGTGGAGGACGAGCAGGGCGTCATGACCGTCGGCACCGCGTGCGCGGGGCTGCCCCGGCTGCGGCACGTGTGGCAGCTGGACGCGGGCGCGCTGGACCAGCTCGTCGAGCGGGGCCTGCCGGTGCCGCTGACCACGGTGGAGTCGCTGCGCCGGATCGTGCTGCCGGACTCGACGGCGGTCATCGCGTACACGTCCGGTACCTCGGGCCACCCGCTGGGCTGTGCGCTCAGCCACCGCGGCCTGGCGTACCCCTGCGACACGCTCCTGGCCGGCTGGCGCCATACGACGGCGCTGCCGGGCGAACAGCCGTCCGTGCTGGCGTTCCTGCCGTTCTCCCACGTGTACGGCATCATGATCCAGCAGATCTGTGTACGCGGCGGGGTCCTGATGGCGCACGAGCCCGAACTGACGGAGGCCGCCCTGGCCTCGGCGCTGCGGACGTTCCGGCCGACCTATCTGTACGGTGTGCCGTCGGTGTTCGAGAAGCTGTACAAGAATTTCCTGCGTACGGCCCAGCAGGCGGGCCACGGCGCACTGTTCGAGCGAGCCGCCCGGACCGCGCGGGACTTCGCCGGCGCGGAGGAGCGCCGGCGGCTCGGCACCGGGCCGGGCCCCGGCCTGGAGCTGCGGCTGCAGCACGCGCTGTACGAGCGGACGGTGTACCGCAAGCTGCGCGGGGCGCTCGGCGGCCGGGTGCTGCGGGGCACCTCGGGCGGCTCCTCCCTCAGCCGGGAACTGTCGCTGTTCTACGAGGGCATCGGTCTCTACGTCCACGACGGGTACGGGCTGACGGAGACCTCCGGCGGGATCACCATGCAGCCGCTGGGCCGGGAGAAGTCGGGAACCGTGGGCCGGCCGCTGCCCGGCACGGACGTGCAGGTGGCCGACGACGGGGAGATCCTGGTGCGCGGGCCGTCGGTGTTCCAGGGGTACATCGGCGAGGAGGCGCGGACGCGGGCGGCGCTGCGCGGCGGCTGGCTGGGGACCGGGGACATCGGGCGGCTGGACTCCGAGGGCTATCTGACGATCACCGGGCGCAAGAAGGACGTCATCGTCACCAGCGGCGGCAAGAGCGTGGCCCCGGCCCCGCTGGAGCAGCGGCTGCGGCTGCATCCGCTCGTCCACCAGGCGGTGGTCGTCGGCGACGACCGGCCGTGCGTGGGCGCCCTGATCACCCTGGACCCCGACTTCCTGGCGCACTGGCGGGCCGCGCTGGCGCTGCCGGGCGACTCCGCGGGCCGGGAGACCCGTGAGGAGAACGCGCTGCGGGAGGAGATCGCGCGGGCCGTGGCCTCCGCCAACAGCGCGGTGTCCCGGGCGGAGTCGATCAGGGTCTACCGTGTCCTGCAAGAACCGTTCGCCCCGGGCAACGGACTGCTGACGCCGTCGCTGAAGCTGCGCCGAGAGGCCATAGCGCGGCACTACGCGGCCGAGATCGAGGCGATGTACGAGGCCCGTTCCCGCGCCGCCCGGCGGCCGGGACCGGAGGAGCAGGCCGACTGGGACGAGCCGGACAGTGTGTTCCGGTGA
- a CDS encoding DUF6480 family protein, protein MTYVNPDPEPDRTTGLEPGGGVPPGETPPAESSMPEAAIRQPDSNARGWSKAPMTVIVLCLVVLAAFFLAYALALIF, encoded by the coding sequence ATGACCTATGTGAACCCCGATCCGGAGCCCGACCGCACGACAGGGCTGGAGCCCGGGGGAGGAGTCCCGCCCGGCGAGACCCCGCCCGCGGAGAGCAGCATGCCCGAGGCCGCGATCCGGCAGCCCGACAGCAACGCCCGGGGCTGGTCGAAGGCGCCGATGACGGTCATCGTCCTGTGCCTCGTCGTGCTCGCGGCGTTCTTCCTGGCCTACGCGCTGGCCCTGATCTTCTGA
- a CDS encoding glutamate--cysteine ligase yields MRTVGVEEELLLVDPGSGDPKALAAAVLARAAHSGSGQDVFEKELFGQMLEFATHPQTDMADLGAEIVRWRKESARHAGQIGCTVAALATSPLPVSPSLTVNDRYQWLAERYGVGTRDQLVCGCHVHVCVESDEEGVAILDRLRPWLPVLAAVSANSPFWQGRETSYASYRSRVWNRWPSAGPTELFGSPERYHRRVADMVASGVILDEAMAYFDARLSANYPTVEIRVADVCLRAETAVLVATLARGLVETAARDWRAGRPAPDHSVSLLRLAAWQAARTGLEQDLLDPVTLRPRPAGDVLRALLEHTGDALTECGDAERAEEAVAALLRHGNGAREQRELLERTGSLREVVTECVRHTQG; encoded by the coding sequence GTGCGCACCGTCGGAGTGGAGGAGGAGCTCCTCCTGGTGGATCCCGGCAGCGGCGATCCGAAGGCACTGGCCGCCGCCGTCCTCGCCCGTGCCGCCCACAGCGGTTCCGGGCAGGACGTGTTCGAGAAGGAGCTGTTCGGGCAGATGCTGGAGTTCGCCACGCATCCGCAGACGGACATGGCGGACCTCGGGGCGGAGATCGTTCGCTGGCGCAAGGAGTCGGCGCGGCACGCGGGGCAGATCGGCTGCACGGTGGCCGCGCTCGCCACCTCGCCGCTGCCGGTCAGCCCCTCCCTCACGGTGAACGACCGCTACCAGTGGCTGGCCGAGCGGTACGGGGTCGGCACCCGGGACCAGCTCGTCTGCGGCTGCCATGTGCATGTGTGCGTGGAGTCGGACGAGGAGGGCGTGGCGATCCTCGACCGGCTCCGCCCCTGGCTGCCGGTACTCGCGGCCGTCAGCGCCAACTCGCCGTTCTGGCAGGGCCGGGAGACCAGCTACGCCAGCTATCGCAGCCGAGTCTGGAACCGCTGGCCGTCGGCCGGTCCGACGGAGCTGTTCGGCTCGCCCGAGCGCTACCACCGCAGGGTGGCGGACATGGTGGCGAGCGGCGTCATCCTGGACGAGGCGATGGCGTACTTCGACGCCCGGCTGTCGGCGAACTACCCGACGGTGGAGATCCGGGTGGCCGACGTGTGCCTGCGCGCGGAGACCGCCGTCCTCGTCGCCACCCTGGCCCGCGGCCTGGTGGAGACCGCCGCACGCGACTGGCGGGCGGGCCGGCCGGCCCCCGACCACAGCGTGAGCCTGCTGCGGCTGGCCGCGTGGCAGGCCGCCCGGACCGGCCTGGAACAGGACCTCCTCGACCCGGTCACCCTGCGGCCGCGGCCGGCCGGGGACGTGCTGCGCGCGCTGCTGGAGCACACCGGGGACGCGCTCACGGAGTGCGGCGACGCCGAGCGTGCCGAGGAGGCCGTCGCCGCGCTGCTGCGGCACGGCAACGGCGCCCGCGAGCAGCGCGAGCTGCTGGAACGCACCGGCAGTCTGCGCGAGGTCGTCACCGAGTGCGTCCGCCACACCCAGGGGTGA
- the glgB gene encoding 1,4-alpha-glucan branching enzyme codes for MALRDMTPPESAGPLPAATVPLDPGDRDRLLGGAHHDPHALLGAHPVPGGTLFRALRPNARSVSVLVDGMRNRLISEGGGLFSAVLPCPDIPSYTLLVAYDDGEQEVQDPYRFLPSLGELDLHLIREGRHEQLWTALGAEPMTHQGVAGTRFTVWAPNAQGVRVAGDFTYWDGTQYPMRSLGASGVWELFLPGIGEGTRYKFEITSRHGHRFLKADPMARCAEVPPDTASVVVAAPEYAWGDAEWMAHRGDTPVHEAPFSVYEVHLPSWRPGLGYRELAAELPAYAKEMGFTHLELMPVAAHPFSGSWGYQVTSYYAPTPRLGSPDDFRYFVDACHRAGLGVIMDWVPAHFPKDDWALARFDGEPLYEPGDDRRAEHPDWGTYEFDFGRTEVRNFLVANAVYWCQEFHIDGLRVDAVASMLYLDYSRDSGQWTPNVFGGREDLDAVAFLQEMNATVYRRCPGVVTIAEESTAWDGVTRPTDGGGLGFGLKWNMGWMHDSLQYVQKEPVHRKYHHHEMTFSMVYAYSENYVLPISHDEVVHGKQALVSKMPGDWWQRRAGHRAYLGWMWAHPGKQLLFMGQEFAQGGEWSEQDGPEWWLLDPEYCAQGDHRGVRDLVRDLNTVYRDTPALWQRDTDPGGFRWVLCDAAEDNVFAFLRYDAGGTPLLAVSNFSPVVRHDYRVWVPEEVPAWQEALNTDDARYGGGGVAVGAPGALKPEDGSLRLTLPPLATVWLAPVR; via the coding sequence ATGGCACTGCGCGACATGACACCCCCGGAGTCCGCCGGCCCGCTCCCGGCCGCGACCGTTCCCCTCGACCCCGGCGACCGCGACCGGCTGCTCGGCGGCGCGCACCACGATCCGCACGCCCTGCTGGGCGCCCATCCGGTGCCCGGCGGCACGCTGTTCCGGGCGCTGCGGCCGAACGCCCGCTCGGTGAGCGTCCTGGTCGACGGGATGCGCAACCGGCTGATCTCCGAGGGCGGCGGCCTGTTCTCGGCCGTCCTGCCCTGCCCGGACATCCCGTCGTACACGCTGCTGGTGGCGTACGACGACGGCGAGCAGGAGGTGCAGGACCCGTACCGCTTCCTGCCCTCGCTCGGCGAGCTGGACCTGCACCTGATCCGGGAGGGCCGGCACGAGCAGCTGTGGACGGCGCTCGGGGCCGAGCCGATGACCCACCAGGGCGTGGCCGGCACCCGCTTCACCGTGTGGGCGCCGAACGCCCAGGGGGTGCGGGTCGCCGGTGACTTCACGTACTGGGACGGCACGCAGTACCCGATGCGGTCGCTGGGCGCGTCCGGAGTGTGGGAGCTGTTCCTGCCCGGGATCGGCGAGGGCACCCGGTACAAGTTCGAGATCACCTCCCGGCACGGCCACCGGTTCCTGAAGGCCGACCCGATGGCGCGGTGCGCGGAGGTACCGCCGGACACGGCGTCGGTGGTCGTGGCGGCCCCGGAGTACGCGTGGGGCGACGCGGAGTGGATGGCGCACCGCGGGGACACCCCCGTGCACGAGGCGCCGTTCTCCGTGTACGAGGTGCATCTGCCGTCCTGGCGGCCGGGTCTGGGCTACCGCGAGCTGGCGGCGGAACTGCCCGCGTACGCCAAGGAGATGGGGTTCACGCACCTGGAGCTGATGCCGGTCGCCGCGCATCCCTTCAGCGGCTCCTGGGGGTACCAGGTCACCTCCTACTACGCGCCGACCCCGCGGCTGGGCTCCCCGGACGACTTCCGGTACTTCGTCGACGCCTGCCACCGGGCCGGCCTCGGTGTGATCATGGACTGGGTGCCGGCGCACTTCCCCAAGGACGACTGGGCGCTGGCCCGGTTCGACGGGGAGCCGCTGTACGAGCCCGGGGACGACCGGCGGGCCGAGCACCCGGACTGGGGGACGTACGAGTTCGACTTCGGGCGGACCGAGGTGCGCAACTTCCTGGTCGCCAACGCGGTGTACTGGTGCCAGGAGTTCCACATCGACGGGCTGCGGGTGGACGCCGTCGCCTCGATGCTCTACCTGGACTACTCGCGCGACTCGGGCCAGTGGACGCCGAACGTCTTCGGCGGGCGGGAGGACCTGGACGCGGTGGCGTTCCTGCAGGAGATGAACGCGACCGTGTACCGGCGCTGCCCCGGGGTGGTGACCATCGCCGAGGAGTCCACCGCCTGGGACGGGGTGACCCGGCCGACGGACGGCGGCGGGCTCGGCTTCGGGCTGAAGTGGAACATGGGCTGGATGCACGACTCGCTGCAGTACGTCCAGAAGGAGCCGGTGCACCGCAAGTACCACCACCATGAGATGACGTTCTCGATGGTGTACGCCTACAGCGAGAACTACGTCCTGCCCATCTCGCACGACGAGGTGGTGCACGGCAAGCAGGCCCTGGTGTCGAAGATGCCCGGCGACTGGTGGCAGCGCCGGGCGGGCCACCGTGCCTACCTCGGCTGGATGTGGGCGCATCCCGGCAAGCAGCTCCTGTTCATGGGGCAGGAGTTCGCGCAGGGCGGTGAGTGGTCGGAGCAGGACGGCCCCGAGTGGTGGCTGCTGGACCCGGAGTACTGCGCCCAGGGCGACCACCGGGGGGTGCGCGACCTCGTCCGGGACCTGAACACGGTGTACCGGGACACTCCTGCGCTGTGGCAGCGGGACACCGATCCGGGCGGCTTCCGGTGGGTGCTGTGCGACGCGGCGGAAGACAACGTCTTCGCGTTCCTGCGGTACGACGCCGGGGGCACGCCGCTGCTGGCGGTGTCGAACTTCTCCCCCGTCGTCCGCCACGACTACCGGGTGTGGGTCCCGGAGGAGGTCCCGGCCTGGCAGGAGGCGCTGAACACCGACGACGCCCGGTACGGCGGCGGCGGTGTCGCCGTCGGCGCCCCGGGGGCGCTCAAGCCCGAAGACGGCTCGCTCCGGCTCACGCTGCCGCCGCTCGCCACGGTCTGGCTGGCGCCGGTGCGCTGA
- a CDS encoding maltokinase codes for MPKTITLRPRTTPDVRGPLASLGGMLREWLPKQRWFAGKDRPVTDLSVLSVTELFPGCLHLLVHASHAPVPTPGGTPPPGDCYQLLLGLRQQPAPRLARAYIGRAEEGPLAGLAVYDALHDPRSAHLLLERLRRPGTAGPLRFEADPAAGDLPGGLPPRLLDAEQSNSSIVYGDAYILKVFRRIQPGVNPDLEVPGALAAQGCSRVPAPVAWFSTAAPSPATLGVLQPFLPDAADGWTLALRALASGDDFTAEARELGRAMAEVHLALAEAFPAAGPGEHSRTAEAMCARLDAAAHAVPALRPFVPGLRTAFGALAGCDTGPPAQRIHGDLHLGQVLRAGRDWFVIDFEGEPSRPLAERRAAQSPVRDVAGMLRSFDYAARQRRPWRPEWARRCREAFCAGYAARVGWDPRKKHALLRAHETDRAVYEVLYEARHRPDWLPVPMAAIQRLAVWGG; via the coding sequence ATGCCGAAGACCATCACCCTCCGACCGAGAACCACGCCCGACGTGCGGGGACCGCTGGCCTCGCTGGGCGGGATGCTGCGCGAATGGCTGCCGAAGCAGCGCTGGTTCGCGGGCAAGGACCGGCCCGTCACGGACCTGTCGGTGCTGTCCGTGACCGAGCTGTTCCCGGGCTGTCTGCACCTGCTGGTCCACGCCTCTCACGCCCCGGTGCCCACGCCGGGCGGCACTCCCCCGCCCGGCGACTGCTACCAGCTGCTGCTCGGCCTGCGCCAGCAGCCGGCGCCGCGCCTGGCGCGGGCGTACATCGGCCGCGCCGAGGAGGGTCCGCTGGCGGGTCTCGCCGTGTACGACGCCCTGCACGACCCGCGCTCCGCGCACCTGCTCCTGGAGCGGCTGCGCCGGCCGGGCACGGCGGGACCCCTGCGCTTCGAGGCCGACCCGGCCGCCGGCGACCTGCCCGGCGGGCTGCCGCCGCGCCTGCTGGACGCCGAGCAGTCCAACTCCTCGATCGTCTACGGCGACGCGTACATCCTGAAGGTCTTCCGCCGCATCCAGCCGGGCGTCAACCCCGATCTGGAGGTGCCGGGCGCGCTGGCCGCGCAGGGCTGCTCGCGGGTACCGGCACCGGTGGCCTGGTTCAGCACGGCCGCGCCGAGCCCGGCCACGCTCGGCGTGCTCCAGCCCTTCCTGCCCGACGCCGCCGACGGCTGGACGCTGGCGCTGCGCGCGCTCGCCTCGGGCGACGACTTCACCGCCGAGGCCCGGGAGCTGGGCCGGGCGATGGCCGAGGTGCACCTCGCGCTGGCCGAGGCGTTCCCGGCGGCCGGGCCCGGGGAGCACAGCCGCACGGCGGAGGCGATGTGCGCCCGGCTGGACGCCGCCGCGCACGCGGTGCCCGCGCTGCGGCCCTTCGTCCCCGGGCTGCGCACCGCGTTCGGCGCGCTGGCCGGCTGCGACACGGGCCCGCCGGCCCAGCGCATCCACGGCGACCTGCACCTGGGGCAGGTGCTGCGGGCCGGCCGGGACTGGTTCGTCATCGACTTCGAGGGTGAGCCGTCCCGCCCGCTCGCCGAGCGGCGGGCCGCGCAGTCCCCGGTGCGGGACGTCGCCGGGATGCTGCGCTCCTTCGACTACGCGGCCCGGCAGCGCCGGCCCTGGCGGCCCGAGTGGGCGCGCCGCTGCCGCGAGGCCTTCTGCGCGGGCTACGCCGCGCGGGTCGGCTGGGACCCCCGGAAGAAGCACGCGCTGCTGCGCGCGCACGAGACGGACAGGGCGGTGTACGAGGTGTTGTACGAAGCGAGGCACCGTCCGGACTGGTTGCCGGTTCCGATGGCCGCGATCCAGCGGCTCGCCGTGTGGGGAGGCTGA
- the treS gene encoding maltose alpha-D-glucosyltransferase, which produces MTVNDPVPDTFEDTPVKDRDPEWFKRAVFYEVLVRTFHDSNGDGVGDLKGLTAKLDYLQWLGVDCLWLPPFFKSPLRDGGYDVADYTAVLPEFGDLADFVEFVDAAHQRGMRVIIDFVMNHTSDQHPWFQESRTNPDGPYGDYYVWADDDKQYEDARIIFVDTEASNWTFDPVRGQYFFHRFFSHQPDLNYENPAVQEEILAALKFWLDLGIDGFRLDAVPYLYSAEGTNCENLPATHEFLKRVRREIDAMYPDTVLLAEANQWPEDVVDYFGDYASGGDECHMAFHFPVMPRIFMAVRRESRYPVSEILAKTPAIPSNCQWGIFLRNHDELTLEMVTDEERDYMWAEYAKDPRMRANIGIRRRLAPLLDNDRNQIELFTALLLSLPGSPILYYGDEIGMGDNIWLGDRDAVRTPMQWTPDRNAGFSSCDPGRLYLPTIMDPVYGYQVTNVEASMSSPSSLLHWTRRMIEIRKQNPAFGLGSFTELQSSNPAVLAFLREYGDDLVLCVNNFSRFAQPTELDLREYDGRHPVELIGGVRFPAIGELPYLLTLAGHGFYWFRLTRVASRIGRRR; this is translated from the coding sequence ATGACTGTCAACGACCCCGTGCCGGACACCTTCGAGGACACTCCCGTCAAGGACCGGGATCCGGAGTGGTTCAAGCGCGCCGTCTTCTACGAGGTCCTGGTCCGCACGTTCCACGACAGCAACGGCGACGGCGTGGGCGACCTCAAGGGCCTGACCGCCAAGCTCGACTATCTGCAGTGGCTCGGCGTGGACTGCCTGTGGCTGCCGCCGTTCTTCAAGTCCCCCCTGCGCGACGGGGGTTACGACGTCGCCGACTACACCGCCGTCCTGCCGGAGTTCGGTGACCTCGCCGACTTCGTGGAGTTCGTGGACGCCGCCCACCAGCGCGGCATGCGCGTCATCATCGACTTCGTCATGAACCACACCAGCGACCAGCACCCGTGGTTCCAGGAGTCGCGCACCAACCCCGACGGGCCGTACGGGGACTACTACGTGTGGGCCGACGACGACAAGCAGTACGAGGACGCGCGGATCATCTTCGTCGACACCGAGGCCTCCAACTGGACGTTCGATCCCGTCCGGGGCCAGTACTTCTTCCATCGCTTCTTCTCGCACCAGCCGGACCTGAACTACGAGAACCCGGCCGTGCAGGAGGAGATCCTGGCCGCTCTGAAGTTCTGGCTGGACCTGGGCATCGACGGGTTCCGGCTGGACGCCGTCCCCTATCTCTACTCGGCCGAGGGCACCAACTGCGAGAACCTGCCCGCCACTCACGAGTTCCTCAAGCGCGTGCGCCGCGAGATCGACGCGATGTACCCGGACACGGTGCTGCTGGCGGAGGCCAACCAGTGGCCCGAGGACGTCGTCGACTACTTCGGGGACTACGCCTCCGGCGGCGACGAATGCCACATGGCCTTCCACTTCCCGGTCATGCCGCGCATCTTCATGGCCGTACGCCGGGAATCGCGCTACCCGGTCTCCGAGATCCTGGCCAAGACCCCGGCCATCCCCTCCAACTGCCAGTGGGGCATCTTCCTGCGCAACCACGACGAGCTGACCCTGGAGATGGTCACCGACGAGGAACGCGACTACATGTGGGCCGAGTACGCGAAGGACCCGCGTATGCGCGCCAACATCGGCATCCGCCGCCGCCTCGCCCCCCTCCTCGACAACGACCGCAACCAGATCGAACTGTTCACCGCCCTGCTGCTCTCCCTCCCGGGATCACCGATCCTCTACTACGGCGACGAGATCGGCATGGGCGACAACATCTGGCTCGGCGACCGCGACGCCGTACGCACCCCCATGCAGTGGACACCCGACCGCAACGCCGGCTTCTCGTCCTGCGACCCCGGAAGGCTCTACCTGCCGACCATCATGGACCCCGTCTACGGCTACCAGGTCACCAACGTCGAGGCGTCCATGTCGTCGCCGTCGTCGCTGCTGCACTGGACCCGCCGCATGATCGAGATCCGCAAGCAGAACCCCGCCTTCGGACTCGGCTCTTTCACGGAACTCCAGTCCTCCAACCCGGCGGTGCTCGCGTTCCTCCGCGAATACGGTGACGACCTGGTGCTGTGCGTCAACAACTTCTCCCGGTTCGCGCAGCCCACGGAACTCGACCTGCGGGAGTACGACGGACGGCATCCCGTCGAGCTGATCGGCGGGGTGCGGTTCCCCGCCATCGGTGAACTGCCCTACCTCCTCACCCTGGCCGGCCACGGCTTCTACTGGTTCCGGCTCACCCGAGTCGCATCCCGCATCGGCCGCCGCCGCTGA
- a CDS encoding alpha-1,4-glucan--maltose-1-phosphate maltosyltransferase: MSTAPVIGRVPVRDVKPAVEGGRRPAKAVAGESFEVSATVFREGHDALGANVVLRDPKGRPGPWTPMRELSPGSDRWGAEVTPDAPGRWTFEVEAWSHPLATWHHTARVKLPAGIDTGLVLEEGAELYARAAAGVPKGPERKLVLAAAKALGDDSLSLHARVKAALAPEVAEVLARYPLRELVTVSEPMPLLVERERALYGSWYEFFPRSEGTPEQPHGTFRTAARRLRPIADMGFDVVYLPPIHPIGTTFRKGPNNSLDPGPHDVGVPWAIGSPEGGHDAIHPQLGTLEDFDHFVAEAQALGMEVALDFALQCSPDHPWVHKHPEWFHHRPDGTIAYAENPPKKYQDIYPIAFDADMDGLVAETVRVLRFWTGHGVRIFRVDNPHTKPVVFWERVIAEVNGRDPDVIFLAEAFTRPAMMRTLAQIGFQQSYTYFTWRNSKQELTEYLTELSGEAASWMRPNFFANTPDILHAYLQHGGRPAFEARAVLAATLSPTWGIYSGYELCENTPLREGGEDYLDSEKYQLKPRDWDAAAREGRTLAPLITRLNTIRRQHPALQRLRNLRFHHTDNDAVIAYSKRTGTDAVVVVVNLDPHHTQEATVSLDMPQLGLEGHESVPVRDLLTGETYLWGRTNYVRLTPGGAPAHVLHVGRPTPHNGGPAAS, from the coding sequence ATGAGTACGGCCCCGGTCATCGGCCGCGTCCCGGTACGTGACGTGAAGCCGGCCGTGGAGGGCGGCAGGCGCCCGGCGAAGGCGGTGGCCGGGGAGTCGTTCGAGGTGTCGGCCACCGTGTTCCGGGAGGGACACGACGCCCTCGGCGCGAACGTCGTCCTGCGCGATCCCAAGGGGCGTCCCGGCCCCTGGACGCCGATGCGCGAGCTGTCCCCGGGCAGCGACCGCTGGGGCGCGGAGGTCACGCCGGACGCGCCCGGCCGCTGGACCTTCGAGGTGGAGGCCTGGAGCCATCCGCTGGCCACCTGGCACCACACGGCCCGCGTCAAGCTGCCCGCCGGGATCGACACCGGGCTGGTGCTGGAGGAGGGCGCCGAACTGTACGCGCGCGCGGCGGCCGGTGTCCCCAAGGGCCCGGAGCGCAAGCTGGTCCTGGCCGCCGCCAAGGCCCTCGGCGACGACTCGCTCTCGCTGCACGCGCGCGTGAAGGCCGCCCTGGCGCCGGAGGTGGCGGAGGTCCTGGCCCGGTATCCGCTGCGGGAGCTGGTCACCGTCTCGGAGCCGATGCCGCTGCTGGTGGAACGCGAACGCGCCCTGTACGGCTCCTGGTACGAGTTCTTCCCCCGCTCCGAGGGCACCCCCGAACAGCCCCACGGCACCTTCCGCACCGCCGCCCGCCGGCTGCGCCCCATCGCCGACATGGGCTTCGACGTCGTCTACCTCCCCCCGATCCACCCGATCGGCACCACCTTCCGCAAGGGCCCCAACAACAGCCTCGACCCCGGACCGCATGACGTCGGCGTGCCCTGGGCGATCGGCTCCCCCGAAGGCGGCCACGACGCGATCCACCCCCAGCTGGGCACCCTGGAGGACTTCGACCACTTCGTCGCCGAGGCACAGGCTCTCGGGATGGAAGTGGCCCTGGACTTCGCGCTGCAGTGCTCCCCGGACCACCCGTGGGTGCACAAGCACCCCGAGTGGTTCCACCACCGCCCCGACGGGACGATCGCCTACGCCGAGAACCCGCCGAAGAAGTACCAGGACATCTACCCCATCGCGTTCGACGCGGACATGGACGGCCTGGTCGCCGAGACCGTGCGCGTGCTGCGGTTCTGGACGGGGCACGGGGTGCGGATCTTCCGCGTCGACAACCCCCACACCAAGCCGGTGGTGTTCTGGGAGCGGGTCATCGCCGAGGTCAACGGCCGCGACCCGGACGTGATCTTCCTGGCCGAGGCGTTCACCCGCCCGGCGATGATGCGCACCCTGGCCCAGATCGGCTTCCAGCAGTCGTACACGTACTTCACCTGGCGCAACAGCAAGCAGGAGCTGACGGAGTACCTGACCGAACTCTCGGGTGAGGCCGCCTCCTGGATGCGGCCGAACTTCTTCGCCAACACCCCCGACATCCTGCACGCCTACCTCCAGCACGGCGGCCGGCCCGCCTTCGAGGCCCGTGCCGTCCTCGCCGCGACCCTCTCCCCCACCTGGGGCATCTACAGCGGCTACGAACTGTGCGAGAACACCCCCCTCAGGGAAGGCGGTGAGGACTACCTCGACTCGGAGAAGTACCAGCTCAAGCCCCGCGACTGGGACGCCGCCGCCCGCGAGGGCCGCACCCTCGCCCCCCTCATCACCCGCCTCAACACCATCCGGCGCCAGCATCCCGCGCTGCAGCGCCTGCGGAACCTGCGCTTCCACCACACGGACAACGACGCGGTGATCGCCTACAGCAAGCGCACGGGGACGGACGCGGTCGTCGTGGTCGTCAACCTGGACCCGCACCACACCCAGGAGGCGACGGTCTCGTTGGACATGCCGCAGCTCGGCCTGGAGGGGCACGAGTCGGTGCCGGTGCGCGACCTGCTCACCGGTGAGACCTATCTCTGGGGCAGGACCAACTACGTGCGCCTCACCCCCGGCGGGGCGCCGGCGCACGTGCTCCACGTCGGACGACCGACGCCACACAACGGAGGGCCCGCAGCGTCATGA
- a CDS encoding DUF5133 domain-containing protein has protein sequence MLLPAKAEVARQLRRYRAWERVMLASPHDRTVRATFEDSGYTLCVLMGKRCAREAADAAERYLRSTLVTYLQEQDGRPVSRRAGRRAPPAGRRSAAGRP, from the coding sequence ATGCTGCTACCCGCCAAGGCCGAAGTGGCCCGGCAGTTGCGGCGTTACCGGGCGTGGGAGCGCGTGATGCTCGCCTCGCCGCACGACCGCACGGTCCGGGCCACATTCGAGGACTCGGGCTACACCCTGTGCGTGCTGATGGGGAAGCGCTGCGCCCGGGAGGCCGCGGACGCGGCCGAGCGGTATCTGCGCAGCACGCTGGTCACCTACCTGCAGGAGCAGGACGGGCGGCCGGTCTCGCGCCGGGCCGGGCGGCGGGCTCCGCCGGCCGGACGGCGTTCCGCGGCGGGCCGGCCCTGA